DNA from Prunus persica cultivar Lovell chromosome G6, Prunus_persica_NCBIv2, whole genome shotgun sequence:
CTTTTCTTACACCCAAAGCATGAACAATAGGAAAGAAGCCACAAAACGGATAGACCTATCAGAAGCCGTCCGAGTGCACTTTCAGAAACATCTTCTATAAAATGACCATGGCAGGACGCAGCACTTACCTCCACTTTAACGCCATGAACTTCAACTTCGTTATGGACGCATTTTTGACAGGAAACTGAAAGAGATcattttgaaacaaaacaagaagagcCAACAAGAAGATgtccaaaatatatatagaccGAGTTTGGTTAACTTTTTTACTTGTATATTGGGCAGTGGAAAAATCAAAGACCTTCCACGTTCTCATTGTATTGATGGTCAATGTTCTCACACACACCAAAGAGACACTGGTTGTATATAGTGATGGTGAAGTTATGGGGTTATTGAACATCTTCATTTTTTGTCACTGAGCTTTTTGGTAATTGATGTTAATTAACTGCAATAGGCCATTGTGATGGTCAATAGTGATGGTCACGAGGGAATGAGgaagacaaaaaaaaggtGGAAGAACAGTGAGGGATTGTGATGAAACGAATGATTGATGAGAGTGGTGCTATTCCATTCCATCCTTTGTAAACATCATGAATTGCACACTTGATCTCCTCcttatttgaaaaaaactTGGCAGTCCAATTACAATTAGGTTTCAGTTTCAAACAAGGCCCAACAACAGTTCCTCTCCTATACCTAGTGGAGTGGCTGGCTTAGACCAACTTCACATCTCAAATCTGCCAATTTGCACATTTCAAGTTTGAGTTTCTTGAGAAATCTAACTTGCAATAGGCATAGTGGTGGTGTTGGTGGTCAACGAAaagggggggaaaaaaaaagaacaagaaacaaaTCTGAGAAGCAAAGCGGCATTTtgagcaaaaacaaaatcagaaccaacatgaattgcaaaaaaatcTAACCAAAACGAACATGGGTTGAACTAAAGAGCAACTAAGCCATCAAAGCAAAAGGCATAGAAACATACGAAATCACAGGCCATCAAATTTAGAGCATGCCCAATAGCTTGATCCCCACAAGATAGGAAGCATACGCACGCATCATGAATTGCATACTTAATGTCTtcctaagaaaaaaattgggcACAAAAAATTTCGGCATCCGATTTAGAAGAAGCCCCTCTCAGTGGCTTAAGATCAAGACCAGTTTCTCCTGCCAAGTTATAGAGTTGTTTGTTTTCGAGACTTGGTTTCTTCAGTATCATAGCCGCCAAATAACCCAATTCTACTTTTTCCTTGAATACCATATATGTCAATCCACGAGTAACAGAAAAGCAACTAGAACAGGACACAGGCCTACCCACAAAAACAGACACTCTGAAGGTGCACTCGGCCATCTTCTTTCTAATCAGAGCAAGGATTCTCATCCAGTACAATCAAAACAAATGGAAATTCCTGGCAgtcaaaaggaagagaaacTATTGAGTTGTATACCAAAATAATGAGCAGAATACTTTCTGAAAATTATTACTAGCTTATATATCATATTAAAATTGGAAAGATTTTCAAACATGCATAACTTAGATCATTCAGAAAGCCCAAATACTTTTTCCCCGTGTTCTGAAGTCAAATTTCTGAAACTTATTAATAACTTATATATCATATTGAAACTGGAAAGTCTTTCAGATATGCATCACTCGAAGTATTTAGAAATTCCAAATCCAAAGGCAATGCTCTCAAGTTGATGAAAAGTGTGAAAGGTAGTGAGAGACAACCTGCTCTCTGACATCATCACTGCCAGAGCTAAGAAGCTGCACAAACATGGGGACCGCACCATGTTCAATAGCAACTCGTGTATGATCTGATGTTCCAGATGCAACATTGGTCAAAGCCCATGCAGCTTCAAACTGCATATAAAGATGAAAGTCAACCTCGGTGTTTGATTACACCTTAAAGGATAATTTCATTTTAACAACAAACTTCAAAAATATTCCGTACTTGCAATTGGGGCATATCATGTCTCCCAAGAAACTCCACAAACCGAGGGACCGCACCTGCTTTTATAACCTCGTCAATTGGAGGGCTGCGTTCTActcaaaaacgaaaaaacaaaagtcaagAACATCACACGAATATTTCACCTAAATAGGAATAGGAAATGAACTTCAAGTATTGGAGCTGCTCCCAAACCAATTGATAACAGCTTCCTAAACTGAGTGGTAGTCTCCAATTGCAAAGCAGGATCATCAGACCATACTCCTTGCACCATTGAGGGAATACTTTCCAACTGTTAAACAACACCAACATCAATTAATGACCAACCCTTTTAATATAAGATCAAATTTCAAGAAGAGGAACATAAAGAGTCAACTTTCTAAAGATCTCATGCATGAACATTCTTCTTTGCCCCCAGGActtgaacaaaaaagaagcaaactaTACAACTTACTTCTTGAACAAAGAATCAAGCTATACAACTTACTTCTTGAATAAACAGAAAATTCTCCGTTGGCTTAAGCAAACTATCGATTCAACATCCCTTATAATCAATTTCTTATAAAACGGTAATTCTCATTTTTAA
Protein-coding regions in this window:
- the LOC18773506 gene encoding importin subunit alpha-4, which gives rise to MVQGVWSDDPALQLETTTQFRKLLSIERSPPIDEVIKAGAVPRFVEFLGRHDMPQLQFEAAWALTNVASGTSDHTRVAIEHGAVPMFVQLLSSGSDDVREQVVSHYLSHFSST